A single region of the Streptomyces caelestis genome encodes:
- a CDS encoding ubiquitin-like protein Pup — protein sequence MATKDTGGGQQKATRSTEEVEEQAAEAQASEDLKERQEKLSDDVDSVLDEIDDVLEENAEDFVRSFVQKGGQ from the coding sequence ATGGCGACGAAGGACACCGGCGGCGGACAGCAGAAGGCCACCCGGTCCACCGAGGAGGTCGAGGAGCAGGCGGCGGAGGCGCAGGCTTCGGAGGACCTCAAGGAGCGTCAGGAGAAGCTGAGCGACGACGTGGACTCGGTTCTGGACGAGATCGACGACGTCCTCGAGGAGAACGCCGAGGACTTCGTGCGGTCCTTCGTTCAGAAGGGTGGCCAGTAA
- the arc gene encoding proteasome ATPase, protein MAAHDDDMNRGIRPGRGSDDPAGQIAYLEQEIAVLRRKLADSPRHTRILEERIVELQTNLAGVSAQNERLANTLREARDQIVALKEEVDRLAQPPAGFGVFLTANEDGTADIFTGGRKLRVNVSPSVELDELRRGQEVMLNEALNVVDAMEFERVGDIVTLKEILEDGERALVLGHTDEERVVRLAEPLLDVTIRPGDALLLEPRSGYVYEVVPKSEVEELVLEEVPDIGYEQIGGLGGQIEAIRDAVELPYLYPDLFKEHELRPPKGVLLYGPPGCGKTLIAKAVANSLAKKVAEVTGQAAGKSFFLNIKGPELLNKYVGETERQIRLVFQRAREKASEGTPVIVFFDEMESLFRTRGSGVSSDVENTIVPQLLAEIDGVEGLQNVVVIGASNREDMIDPAILRPGRLDVKIKIERPDAEAAKDIFGKYLTERLPLHADDLGEHGGDKGATVQNMIQTAVEHMYTESEENRFLEVTYANGDKEVLYFKDFNSGAMIENIVGRAKKMAIKDFLEKSQKGLRVSHLLQACVDEFKENEDLPNTTNPDDWARISGKKGERIVYIRTLITGKQGADTGRSIDTVANTGQYL, encoded by the coding sequence GTGGCAGCCCACGACGACGACATGAACCGCGGCATCCGCCCGGGACGCGGGTCCGACGACCCGGCCGGGCAGATCGCCTACCTTGAGCAGGAGATCGCCGTCCTGCGACGCAAGCTCGCCGACTCTCCGCGACACACGAGGATTCTCGAAGAGCGGATCGTCGAGCTGCAGACCAATCTGGCCGGCGTGTCCGCCCAGAACGAGAGACTCGCCAACACGCTCCGTGAGGCCCGCGACCAGATCGTGGCCCTCAAGGAGGAAGTCGACCGGCTCGCACAGCCGCCGGCCGGCTTCGGTGTCTTCTTGACGGCGAACGAGGACGGCACCGCCGACATCTTCACCGGCGGCCGCAAGCTCAGGGTGAACGTCAGCCCAAGCGTCGAGCTCGACGAGCTCCGGCGCGGCCAGGAAGTGATGCTCAACGAGGCGCTCAACGTGGTCGACGCCATGGAGTTCGAGCGCGTCGGTGACATCGTCACCCTCAAGGAGATCCTCGAGGACGGCGAGCGGGCCCTGGTGCTCGGGCACACCGACGAGGAGCGGGTGGTACGGCTCGCCGAGCCGCTGCTGGACGTCACCATCCGCCCCGGCGACGCCCTCCTGCTCGAACCCCGCTCCGGCTACGTCTACGAGGTCGTGCCCAAGAGCGAGGTCGAGGAGCTCGTCCTCGAAGAAGTCCCCGACATCGGCTACGAGCAGATCGGTGGTCTCGGCGGCCAGATCGAGGCCATCCGGGACGCCGTCGAGCTCCCGTACCTCTACCCGGACCTGTTCAAGGAGCACGAACTGCGGCCGCCCAAGGGTGTCCTGCTGTACGGGCCCCCTGGATGCGGTAAGACCCTGATCGCCAAGGCCGTGGCGAACTCGCTGGCCAAGAAGGTCGCCGAGGTGACCGGCCAGGCCGCCGGCAAGAGCTTCTTCCTCAACATCAAGGGCCCCGAGCTCCTGAACAAGTACGTCGGTGAGACGGAGCGGCAGATCCGCCTCGTCTTCCAGCGGGCCCGTGAGAAGGCCAGCGAGGGCACCCCCGTCATCGTCTTCTTCGACGAGATGGAGTCCCTCTTCCGCACCCGTGGCTCCGGTGTCAGCTCGGACGTGGAGAACACCATCGTCCCGCAGCTGCTCGCCGAGATCGACGGTGTGGAGGGCCTGCAGAACGTGGTCGTGATCGGTGCCTCCAACCGTGAGGACATGATCGACCCGGCCATCCTGCGGCCCGGCCGGCTCGACGTGAAGATCAAGATCGAGCGTCCGGACGCCGAGGCGGCCAAGGACATCTTCGGCAAGTACCTCACCGAGCGCCTCCCGCTGCACGCCGACGACCTCGGCGAGCACGGCGGCGACAAGGGCGCCACGGTCCAGAACATGATCCAGACGGCCGTGGAGCACATGTACACCGAATCCGAGGAGAACCGCTTCCTGGAGGTCACCTACGCCAACGGTGACAAGGAAGTCCTGTACTTCAAGGACTTCAACTCCGGCGCCATGATCGAGAACATCGTGGGCCGTGCCAAGAAGATGGCGATCAAGGACTTTCTCGAGAAGAGTCAGAAGGGCCTTCGGGTCTCCCACCTCCTCCAAGCCTGCGTGGACGAGTTCAAGGAGAACGAGGACCTGCCGAACACCACCAACCCGGACGACTGGGCCCGGATCTCCGGCAAGAAGGGCGAGCGGATCGTGTACATCCGTACGCTCATCACCGGAAAGCAGGGCGCGGACACCGGACGCTCCATCGACACGGTGGCGAACACCGGTCAGTACCTGTAA
- a CDS encoding site-2 protease family protein — MHKAPAGGEYDSSARPEGDAHPGRPASNALHKAPAHGEHGGSGSGEGDAHPDRAYATGPHAASAAGEPEASSRHTAPGIGDRPLAHSADGKGPAPQRPPEPRGGLLMGRPFGVPVYVAPSWFLVAALITWVFGGQLERVLPELGAARYLVSLFFAVAFYASVLVHELAHTVAALRFKLPVRRIQLQFFGGVSEIEKEAETPGREFVLAFVGPLLSLVLAGLFYAAMQTVEPGTVPGVLLAGLMISNLIVAAFNLLPGLPLDGGRMLRAVVWKITGKPMTGTVAAAWVGRALAVSVLIGLPLLTQSGALGTEAVDNVGMDTVLDALLAAILAAIIWTGAGNSLRMARLREHLPDLRARALTRRAVPVETHTPLSEALRRANAAGARALVVVDAHGDPVSLVREAAIAGVPEHRRPWVAVSGLAQDLTDGMRVSAELSGEELLDALRATPATEYLVVEETGEIYGVLSAADVERAFVKAMARPS; from the coding sequence GTGCACAAGGCCCCGGCTGGCGGCGAGTACGACAGCAGCGCCCGCCCGGAGGGCGACGCGCACCCCGGCCGCCCGGCGTCGAATGCCCTGCACAAGGCTCCAGCCCACGGCGAGCACGGCGGCAGCGGTTCGGGGGAGGGCGACGCGCACCCCGACCGTGCCTACGCCACCGGTCCGCACGCGGCCTCTGCCGCGGGCGAGCCCGAGGCGAGCAGCCGGCACACCGCCCCCGGCATCGGTGACCGCCCCCTCGCGCACTCCGCGGACGGCAAGGGCCCCGCGCCCCAGCGCCCCCCGGAGCCGCGAGGCGGACTGCTGATGGGGCGGCCGTTCGGCGTGCCCGTCTACGTCGCGCCCAGCTGGTTCCTCGTCGCCGCGTTGATCACCTGGGTGTTCGGCGGGCAGCTGGAGCGCGTGCTGCCCGAACTCGGCGCCGCCCGCTACCTGGTCTCCCTGTTCTTCGCGGTCGCCTTCTACGCGTCCGTGCTGGTGCACGAGCTGGCCCACACGGTCGCCGCCCTCCGCTTCAAGCTCCCGGTCCGCCGCATCCAGCTCCAGTTCTTCGGCGGCGTCTCCGAGATCGAGAAGGAGGCCGAGACCCCCGGACGGGAGTTCGTGCTCGCCTTCGTCGGGCCGCTGCTCTCCCTCGTCCTGGCCGGCCTCTTCTACGCCGCCATGCAGACCGTGGAGCCCGGGACCGTCCCCGGCGTCCTGCTGGCCGGCCTGATGATCTCCAACCTCATCGTGGCCGCCTTCAACCTCCTGCCCGGCCTGCCCCTCGACGGCGGCCGCATGCTCCGCGCGGTCGTCTGGAAGATCACCGGCAAGCCGATGACCGGCACCGTCGCCGCCGCCTGGGTCGGCCGCGCCCTCGCCGTCTCGGTCCTGATCGGCCTGCCCCTGCTGACCCAGTCCGGCGCCCTCGGCACCGAGGCCGTGGACAACGTCGGCATGGACACCGTCCTGGACGCCCTGCTCGCCGCCATCCTCGCCGCGATCATCTGGACCGGCGCGGGCAACAGCCTGCGCATGGCCCGTCTGCGCGAGCACCTCCCCGATCTGCGCGCCCGTGCGCTCACCCGCCGTGCCGTCCCGGTCGAGACCCACACCCCGCTCTCGGAGGCCCTGCGCCGCGCCAACGCCGCCGGCGCCCGAGCCCTGGTCGTGGTCGACGCCCACGGCGACCCCGTCTCCCTCGTCCGCGAGGCCGCCATCGCCGGCGTTCCCGAACACCGCCGCCCCTGGGTCGCGGTCAGCGGCCTCGCCCAGGATCTGACCGACGGCATGCGCGTCTCGGCGGAACTGTCGGGCGAGGAGCTCCTGGACGCCCTCCGGGCGACCCCCGCGACCGAGTACCTGGTGGTGGAGGAGACCGGCGAGATCTACGGCGTCCTGTCGGCGGCCGATGTGGAGCGGGCCTTCGTGAAGGCCATGGCCCGCCCCTCCTAG
- the dop gene encoding depupylase/deamidase Dop yields the protein MTVRRVMGIETEYGISVPGHPNANAMLTSSQIVNAYAAAMHRARRARWDFEEENPLRDARGFDLAREAADSSQLTDEDIGLANVILTNGARLYVDHAHPEYSAPEVTNPRDAVLWDKAGERIMAEAAERAAQLPGAQPIHLYKNNTDNKGASYGTHENYLMKRETPFSDIVRHLTPFFVSRQVFTGAGRVGIGQDGHEHGFQLSQRADYFEVEVGLETTLKRPIINTRDEPHADAEKYRRLHVIIGDANLSEISTYLKLGTTSLVLSMIEDGFIAVDLAVDQPVRTLHQVSHDPSLKRLVTLRSGRTLTAVQLQMEYYELARKYVEERFGADADDQTKDVLSRWEDTLTRLEHDPMSLAGELDWVAKRELMEGYRRRDDLDWDAPRLHLVDLQYADVRPEKGLYNRLAARGRMKRLLDEAEVERARTAPPEDTRAYFRGRCLEQYADDVAAASWDSVIFDLPGRDSLQRVPTLEPLRGTRNHVKELLDRCRTAEDLVRVLSGG from the coding sequence ATGACCGTACGGCGAGTAATGGGCATCGAGACGGAGTACGGAATCTCCGTCCCCGGCCACCCCAACGCCAATGCCATGCTCACCTCGTCCCAGATCGTGAACGCCTACGCGGCGGCGATGCACCGGGCCCGCCGGGCCCGCTGGGACTTCGAGGAGGAGAACCCGCTGCGGGACGCCCGAGGCTTCGACCTCGCCCGCGAGGCCGCCGACTCCAGCCAGCTCACCGACGAGGACATCGGCCTGGCCAATGTGATCCTCACCAACGGCGCGCGGCTCTACGTCGACCACGCACACCCCGAGTACAGCGCTCCCGAGGTGACCAACCCGCGGGACGCCGTCCTCTGGGACAAGGCCGGCGAGCGGATCATGGCGGAGGCCGCGGAACGGGCCGCCCAGCTGCCCGGTGCCCAGCCGATCCACCTGTACAAGAACAACACCGACAACAAGGGCGCGTCCTACGGCACGCACGAGAACTACCTGATGAAGCGGGAGACCCCCTTCTCGGACATCGTGCGCCACCTCACGCCGTTCTTCGTCTCCCGCCAGGTCTTCACCGGAGCGGGCCGCGTCGGCATCGGCCAGGACGGGCACGAGCACGGCTTCCAGCTCAGCCAGCGAGCCGACTACTTCGAGGTCGAGGTCGGCCTGGAGACGACGCTCAAGCGCCCGATCATCAACACCCGCGACGAGCCGCACGCGGACGCCGAGAAGTACCGCCGTCTGCACGTGATCATCGGCGACGCGAACCTGTCGGAGATCTCGACGTACCTCAAGCTGGGGACGACCTCCCTGGTCCTGTCGATGATCGAGGACGGTTTCATCGCCGTCGACCTGGCCGTCGACCAGCCCGTCCGCACCCTCCACCAGGTCTCGCACGACCCGTCCCTGAAGCGCCTGGTCACGCTGCGCAGCGGTCGTACGCTCACGGCGGTCCAGCTGCAGATGGAGTACTACGAGCTCGCGCGCAAGTACGTGGAGGAGCGGTTCGGGGCCGACGCCGACGACCAGACGAAGGACGTCCTCTCGCGCTGGGAGGACACCCTCACCCGTCTGGAGCACGACCCGATGAGCCTGGCCGGCGAGCTGGACTGGGTCGCCAAGCGGGAGCTCATGGAGGGCTACCGGCGCCGGGACGACCTCGACTGGGACGCGCCGCGGCTGCACCTGGTCGACCTCCAGTACGCCGACGTACGGCCCGAGAAGGGCCTGTACAACCGTCTGGCGGCTCGCGGGCGCATGAAGCGGCTGCTGGACGAGGCGGAGGTGGAGCGGGCCCGTACGGCGCCGCCGGAGGACACGCGCGCGTACTTCCGCGGCCGCTGCCTGGAGCAGTACGCGGACGACGTCGCGGCGGCCTCCTGGGACTCGGTGATCTTCGACCTGCCGGGCCGGGACTCCCTCCAGCGCGTTCCAACCCTGGAACCGCTTCGCGGAACGCGTAATCACGTCAAGGAGCTCCTGGACCGCTGCCGCACCGCGGAAGACCTGGTCAGGGTCCTGTCGGGAGGGTGA
- a CDS encoding ferredoxin: protein MSVQQEAGVDGEALEVWIDQDLCTGDGICAQYAPEVFELDIDGLAYVKSTDDELLQDKGATTPVPLPLLTDVIDSAKECPGECIHVRRVSDRAEIYGPDAE from the coding sequence ATGAGCGTGCAGCAGGAGGCCGGGGTCGACGGTGAGGCGCTGGAGGTCTGGATCGACCAGGACCTGTGTACCGGTGACGGCATCTGCGCCCAGTACGCGCCCGAGGTGTTCGAGCTGGACATCGACGGTCTGGCCTATGTGAAGAGCACCGACGACGAGTTGCTCCAGGACAAGGGCGCGACAACGCCCGTTCCGCTGCCGCTTCTCACGGACGTGATCGACTCGGCGAAGGAGTGTCCGGGCGAGTGTATTCACGTGCGTCGAGTTTCGGACAGGGCCGAGATCTACGGGCCGGACGCGGAGTGA
- a CDS encoding ABC transporter substrate-binding protein, with protein sequence MNMRNQWPVLPIVAGLASGLLTGCGTETGDSAGDGSNVVVGMSDDVLATDPASGYDPGSWLLFNNVFQSLLSFPKGATEPQPEAAESCSFSDTQTTVYKCTLKDGLKFSNGDPLTSEDVKFSFDRMLKINDPDGPAIMFPTLEKVETPDEKTVVFRLNTADATFPSKIASGAGSIVDHRQYDADGLRKDGKAVGSGPYQLDSIDDEQAVFSVNENYKGTAEVKNTGVTLKFFDGDQTALKQAIQNEEVDIAYRGLTAGDIADMEKADDGTGVEVVEGSSAEVQHLVFNMDDPVAGKLGVRKAIAHLLDREALIRDIYQGTATPLYSIVPAGIAGHNTAFFDTYGARPSKAKAQAALREDGINGKVKLTLWSTPSRYGPATDQELTAIAGQLNASGLFDADVKSVPFGQYEKDIAAGKYGVYVKGWVPDYPDADNFTAPFFGKGNVLGNNYDNSTITGSLIPRTAALTNRASTDKEFGELQDIVADELPVLPVWQAKQYAVVRDGVYGLEYCLDASTVFRFWELSKDS encoded by the coding sequence GTGAACATGCGCAACCAGTGGCCGGTCCTGCCCATCGTGGCGGGGCTCGCCTCCGGCCTGCTGACCGGCTGTGGCACGGAGACCGGAGACTCCGCGGGGGACGGCTCCAACGTGGTGGTGGGGATGTCCGACGACGTCCTGGCCACGGACCCGGCCTCCGGCTACGATCCCGGCTCCTGGCTGTTGTTCAACAACGTCTTCCAGTCGCTGCTCAGCTTCCCCAAGGGCGCCACGGAACCCCAGCCGGAGGCCGCCGAGAGCTGCTCCTTCAGCGACACGCAGACCACGGTCTACAAGTGCACGCTCAAGGACGGCCTCAAGTTCAGCAACGGTGACCCGCTCACCTCGGAGGACGTCAAGTTTTCCTTCGACCGCATGCTGAAGATCAACGACCCCGACGGGCCCGCGATCATGTTCCCCACGCTGGAGAAGGTCGAGACACCGGACGAGAAGACGGTCGTCTTCCGGCTCAACACGGCCGACGCCACCTTCCCGAGCAAGATCGCCTCGGGTGCCGGTTCCATCGTCGACCACCGCCAGTACGACGCGGACGGGCTGCGCAAGGACGGCAAGGCCGTCGGCTCCGGCCCTTACCAACTCGACTCGATCGACGACGAGCAGGCCGTCTTCTCCGTCAACGAGAACTACAAGGGCACCGCCGAGGTGAAGAACACCGGCGTGACGCTCAAGTTCTTCGACGGCGACCAGACGGCCCTGAAGCAGGCCATCCAGAACGAGGAAGTCGACATCGCCTACCGCGGCCTGACCGCCGGTGACATCGCCGACATGGAGAAGGCCGACGACGGCACCGGCGTCGAGGTCGTCGAGGGCAGCAGCGCCGAGGTCCAGCACCTGGTGTTCAACATGGACGACCCGGTCGCCGGAAAGCTCGGCGTCCGCAAGGCCATCGCCCATCTGCTCGACCGCGAAGCCCTCATCAGGGACATCTACCAGGGCACGGCGACCCCGCTGTACTCGATCGTCCCGGCCGGTATCGCCGGCCACAACACGGCCTTCTTCGACACCTACGGAGCCCGCCCCTCCAAGGCCAAGGCCCAGGCCGCGCTGCGCGAGGACGGCATCAACGGCAAGGTGAAGCTGACCCTGTGGTCGACGCCGTCCCGCTACGGCCCCGCCACCGACCAGGAGTTGACGGCCATCGCCGGCCAGCTCAACGCCAGCGGCCTGTTCGACGCCGACGTCAAGTCCGTCCCCTTCGGGCAGTACGAGAAGGACATCGCGGCCGGCAAGTACGGCGTCTACGTGAAGGGCTGGGTGCCGGACTACCCGGACGCCGACAACTTCACGGCCCCCTTCTTCGGCAAGGGCAACGTGCTGGGCAACAACTACGACAACAGCACGATCACCGGCTCGCTCATCCCGCGCACCGCCGCCCTGACCAACCGTGCCTCCACCGACAAGGAATTCGGGGAGCTGCAGGACATCGTCGCCGACGAACTGCCCGTCCTGCCGGTGTGGCAGGCCAAGCAGTACGCGGTCGTCCGCGACGGCGTCTACGGCCTGGAGTACTGCCTCGACGCGTCCACCGTGTTCCGCTTCTGGGAGCTGAGCAAGGACTCCTGA
- a CDS encoding tRNA (adenine-N1)-methyltransferase, with product MSEPTGAARRRGPFKVGDQVQLTDPKGRHYTFTLEAGKNFHTHKGSFPHDELIGAPEGSVVRTTGNVAYLALRPLLPDYVLSMPRGAAVVYPKDAGQILAFADIFPGARVVEAGVGSGSLSSFLLRAIGDQGMLHSYERRADFAEIAQANVERYFGGPHPAWQLTVGDLQDNLSDSDVDRVILDMLAPWECLEAVSKALVPGGILCCYVATTTQLARTVESIREIGCFNEPTSWETMIRNWHIEGLAVRPDHRMIGHTGFLLTARRLADGVEPPMRRRRPAKGAYGEDYAGPNADGGTGR from the coding sequence ATGTCCGAACCGACCGGTGCCGCCCGCAGGCGCGGGCCCTTCAAGGTCGGGGACCAGGTACAGCTGACCGACCCCAAGGGCCGCCACTACACGTTCACGCTCGAGGCCGGGAAGAACTTCCACACCCACAAGGGTTCCTTCCCGCACGACGAACTGATCGGTGCTCCCGAGGGCAGCGTTGTCCGCACCACGGGAAACGTCGCCTACCTCGCGCTGCGCCCCCTGCTCCCCGACTACGTCCTGTCCATGCCCCGCGGCGCCGCCGTGGTCTACCCCAAGGACGCGGGGCAGATCCTCGCCTTCGCCGACATCTTCCCCGGCGCCCGCGTCGTGGAGGCCGGCGTCGGCTCCGGCTCGCTCAGCAGCTTCCTGCTGCGGGCCATCGGCGACCAGGGCATGCTGCACAGCTACGAGCGCCGCGCGGACTTCGCCGAGATCGCCCAGGCGAACGTGGAGCGCTACTTCGGCGGCCCGCACCCCGCCTGGCAGCTCACCGTCGGCGACCTTCAGGACAACCTGTCCGACAGCGACGTGGACCGCGTCATCCTCGACATGCTCGCCCCCTGGGAGTGCCTGGAGGCCGTCTCCAAGGCGCTGGTCCCCGGCGGCATCCTGTGCTGCTACGTGGCGACCACCACCCAGCTCGCCCGGACCGTCGAGTCCATCCGGGAGATCGGCTGCTTCAACGAGCCGACCTCCTGGGAGACGATGATCCGCAACTGGCACATCGAGGGCCTGGCCGTCCGCCCGGACCACCGGATGATCGGCCACACCGGCTTCCTGCTCACCGCCCGCCGCCTGGCCGACGGCGTCGAGCCGCCCATGCGCCGCCGCCGCCCCGCCAAGGGCGCCTACGGCGAGGACTACGCCGGCCCCAACGCCGACGGCGGCACCGGCCGCTGA
- a CDS encoding response regulator — translation MAIRVLLVDDQPLLRTGFRMILEAEQDLAVVGEAGDGLQALDQVRALQPDVVLMDIRMPRMDGVEATRQITGPGRDGPAKVLVLTTFDLDEYVVEALRAGASGFLLKDAPANELVQAIRVVAAGEAMLAPSITRRLLDKYATHLPSGEEPVPDALHTLTDREVEVLKLVARGLSNAEIAADLFVSETTVKTHVGHVLTKLGLRDRVQAAVYAYESGLVRPGAQ, via the coding sequence GTGGCCATCCGCGTCCTACTGGTCGACGACCAGCCCCTGCTCCGTACGGGCTTCCGGATGATCCTGGAGGCCGAGCAGGACCTCGCGGTCGTCGGCGAGGCCGGAGACGGCCTCCAGGCGCTCGACCAGGTGCGGGCGCTCCAGCCCGACGTGGTCCTGATGGACATCCGCATGCCGCGGATGGACGGTGTGGAGGCGACCCGGCAGATCACCGGCCCCGGGCGGGACGGTCCGGCGAAGGTCCTGGTGCTGACCACCTTCGACCTCGACGAGTACGTGGTGGAGGCCCTGCGGGCCGGTGCCAGCGGTTTCCTGCTGAAGGACGCCCCGGCCAACGAGCTGGTGCAGGCGATCCGGGTCGTGGCCGCGGGCGAGGCGATGCTCGCGCCGAGCATCACCAGGCGGCTGCTCGACAAGTACGCCACGCATCTGCCGTCGGGCGAGGAACCCGTGCCGGACGCGCTGCACACGCTCACCGACCGCGAGGTCGAGGTGCTGAAGCTGGTGGCGCGCGGGTTGTCCAACGCCGAGATCGCCGCCGATCTGTTCGTCAGCGAGACCACCGTCAAGACGCACGTCGGGCACGTGCTCACCAAGCTGGGCCTGCGCGACCGCGTGCAGGCCGCGGTGTACGCCTACGAGAGCGGGCTGGTGCGCCCCGGCGCGCAGTAG
- the prcB gene encoding proteasome subunit beta yields the protein MEANTRSTGRLPAAFLTPGSSSFMDFLSDHQPELLPGNKKLPPVQGAIEAPHGTTIVAVTFPGGVVLAGDRRATMGNVIAQRDIEKVFPADEYSAVGIAGTAGLAVEMVKLFQLELEHFEKVEGTQLSLEGKANRLSTMIRSNLGMAMQGLAVVPLFAGYDVDREKGRIFSYDVTGGRSEEQGYAATGSGSIFARGAMKKLFRENLSEAEATTLVVQALYDAADDDSATGGPDVARRIYPIVTVITEDGFRRLTENESSEIARSILERRLEQPDGPRAALL from the coding sequence GTGGAAGCCAACACTCGTAGCACCGGGCGTCTACCAGCTGCCTTCCTGACGCCAGGGTCCTCCTCCTTCATGGACTTCCTCTCCGATCACCAGCCGGAACTGCTGCCGGGCAACAAGAAGCTGCCACCGGTGCAGGGCGCGATCGAGGCGCCGCACGGCACGACGATCGTGGCCGTGACCTTCCCCGGCGGCGTCGTCCTCGCCGGAGACCGGCGGGCCACCATGGGTAACGTCATCGCGCAGCGGGACATCGAGAAGGTCTTCCCTGCCGACGAGTACTCGGCTGTGGGCATCGCCGGTACGGCGGGTCTGGCTGTGGAGATGGTGAAGCTGTTCCAGCTGGAGCTGGAGCACTTCGAGAAGGTCGAGGGCACGCAGCTGTCGCTGGAGGGCAAGGCGAACCGGCTGTCGACGATGATCCGCTCGAACCTGGGGATGGCCATGCAGGGGCTGGCCGTCGTCCCGCTGTTCGCCGGGTACGACGTGGACCGGGAGAAGGGGCGGATCTTCTCCTACGACGTCACGGGCGGGCGCTCCGAGGAGCAGGGTTACGCGGCCACGGGTTCCGGTTCGATCTTCGCCCGCGGCGCGATGAAGAAGCTCTTCCGGGAGAACCTGAGCGAGGCCGAGGCCACGACGCTCGTGGTCCAGGCGCTCTACGACGCGGCAGACGACGACTCGGCGACCGGTGGTCCCGATGTCGCCCGCCGGATCTATCCCATCGTCACCGTGATCACCGAGGACGGTTTCCGCCGGCTCACCGAGAACGAGTCGTCGGAGATCGCGCGCTCGATTCTGGAGCGGCGTCTGGAACAGCCCGACGGTCCGCGGGCCGCGCTGCTGTGA